Proteins encoded in a region of the Panicum hallii strain FIL2 chromosome 3, PHallii_v3.1, whole genome shotgun sequence genome:
- the LOC112885388 gene encoding uncharacterized protein LOC112885388, with translation MGPDAGARVVLISPERNRLRYAIRLHFLASNNIAGHEGLVNGLRIAIELGATRLYAYGDSKLVVDQVMKESNCESSLMEAYCQETHLPALQTAPLTWPFVVWGLDMVGPLRKAPGGFTHLLVAVDKFTKWIMAKPITKTNSQESVKFFLDIVYRFGLENTIITDNRTNFTGKNFLELADGYGIRIDWASVGHPRTNGQVERANGMVLQGLKPRIFDQLNKFVGPWVQELPTIV, from the exons ATGGGACCTGACGCGGGGGCCCGCGTAGTGCTGATCTCACCCGAGAGGAACAGGCTCCGCTACGCGATCCGCCTCCACTTCCTAGCCTCGAACAACATCGCCGGACACGAGGGCCTTGTCAACGGCCTTCGCATCGCCATTGAGCTTGGAGCGACAAGACTCTATGCCTACGGTGACTCTAAGCTGGTGGTGGACCAGGTCATGAAGGAGTCCAACTGCGAAAGCTCCCTCATGGAGGCATACTGCCAGGAG ACCCACTTGCCAGCACTTCAGACCGCCCCCTTAACCTGGCCGTTTGTGGTCTGGGGTCTCGATATGGTTGGGCCTCTTAGGAAGGCCCCTGGTGGTTTCACTCACTTGCTCGTCGCGgtggacaagttcaccaagtggattaTGGCAAAACCCATCACCAAAACCAACTCCCAAGAGTCCGTCAAGTTCTTCCTGGACATCGTCTACCGATTTGGTTTGGaaaacaccatcatcacagacaacaggaccaacttcacaggcaagaATTTCTTGGAGCTTGCCGACGGATATGGGATCAGGATCGACTGGGCCTCGGTCGGACACCCTCGCACCAATGGGCAGGTGGAGAGGGCAAATGGCATGGTCCTCCAAGGACTAAAGCCTCGTATCTTCGACCAACTCAACAAGTTTGTTGGGCCGTGGGTCCAGGAGCTCCCAACCATCGTCTAG